The nucleotide window GCACACTCAGTCCAACGTCCTCACGATTCTTGACGATGGACTCGGCAATTCCCAATGAAGTCTTCGCAACGTCGAGTGGCAAATCAGAGATGTTTGGCAAGGTGATGGCATGATTCTCTTCGTAGCGGAAAGCTTTAGCTTCATTTGCACGTGCGGCTGCCGAAGTTGCGTTTGAAATAGCCATTTTTTTGTCGTATTCCGTACTGCCAACAATTTTGTCCGGCCTTATGAAGTCTTTGGTGACATCATTTGCGCGATTGACTTTGACCGGCTCAGAAGAGGCCAAGAACTCGACCGTACTCCTGGTTGCAGCTTCAAAAAAATCGCGAGTGACATACTCTTGCCTCTCCACCTTTGAAGGCTTGCCAGATTGCGCTGATCTTCTTTCCTCTACTTGTTGCACGATCTTCATTCCATTATCAAATCCTGAAAGTCTTTTCTGCACGAACGCCTCCTTGTCCTCCGCGTTCATGCTGCGAAATTTTGCGTGCAGTGTTTCTGTATCTTCATCGCCAATAATTTCTATGCGTGCCCTTGCTTGAGATTGCTCGGTGGCAGCATCTTCTTGGGTTGATACCAAGCTTTGTTCGAACAGAGCCTTACCCTCCTCCGAAAGTACTAGAGTCGTTCCTGGAGCTTTTTCTTGAGGAACCCCGTTTTCAGGAAGAATCGCTTTCGTGTCGGCAACAATGCGCTCAAGGCGAGCCCCAGTGCTGGATTCAGTAGCTGCACGCGAAATTGTGGTCATGTTTTCACTCTCTTCAGTTGGCTCAAAGAGTTGCCGGAGGACTGTCTATTGCTCAATCATTCCGCGGTCGTGAGCCTCGATCAGACGCTGACCTACGGCATAGACGGCGACGCTTGAGCGAGATCACTCTTATGGAAACGACGGTAAACGAGATGACAGGACTTTGCTATCCCCCAATCGGGTGAATCTGGGTGCGATAACCAAAAATAAGCCCCTGTTTTTGCAGCTATATCGTCCAGATTGTGGCGCACTCATATCGGGTCAGTGCCGCAAGGCAATTACTCAGCGCGGGCTTCTATGAGCCAGCTCTTGGAAACCGTGGCACTAGGACGGACTGCTTTGCGAACCTCCGCTTTGTGGCGTCGACTCCACGGCAGCCGACTTCCGCTTTGGGTCTAGTGCACGCATAGAAATGCAGCCCCCGCGCCGCAACAATGCCTCGAGCGCCATTTGAACGCCACCGGCACAATCCCCCCATGCATTCACCCAAGCCCCTCGCCATCGCTTTGGCCGGCATGTTGTCCCTGGCGGTGGCCATGGGCATTGGCCGCTTTGCCTTCACGCCACTCCTGCCCATGATGCTGCACGACGGTGTGATCAACCTGCCCACCGCCAGCTGGCTGGCCACGGCCAACTACCTGGGTTACTGGCTGGGCGCCATGGCCTGCGCGCTGCAGCCCTGGGTCTGGTCGCGCTGGCCTGGGTTGCGGCCCGTGGTGCACACCAGTGCCGTGCGCATGGGACTGGTGGCGACCGTGTTGCTGACCTGCGGCATGGCCTGGCACTGGCCGGTGGTGTGGCCGTTGTGGCGTTTTCTGGCGGGTGTGATCAGTGCGGTGGTGTTTGTCTACACCTCGGGCTGGTGCCTGGCGCGGCTGGCGGCGCTGGGTGCGCCGCGCTTGTCTGGCATCATTTTTGTGGGGCCCGGGCTGGGCATCACGGTGAGCGGCCTGGCCGCCACGGCCATGGTGGCCAGTGGGGTGACTGCGGCCACGGGCTGGCTGGCGTTTGGCGCGCTGGCCGTGGTCCTCACCGCGCTGGCGTGGCCGCAGCTCCACGGTAAGGTACCCGCCACGCCACCACCTGCCGGTCCTTCGGGCGCGGCCAGCCACGGCGAGGTGGCCGTGCTGGCGTTGGCCTATGGGCTGGCCGGGTTTGGTTACATCATCACCGCCACCTTTTTGCCAGTGATCGCGCGCCAAGCGCTGCCAGGCTCGGTCTGGCTGGATTTGTTCTGGCCGCTGCTGGGCCTGGGCGTTGCGGCGGGCGCGCTGCTCACCATCCGCCTGCCGGTGCACTGGGACCGGCGCCATCTGCTGATGGGTTGTTACGCCATGCAGGCCTGCGGTGTGTTGATGGGCGTGTACCTGCCCAGCCTGTTGGGTTTTGCGCTGGGCAGCCTGCTGATCGGTTTGCCCTTCACCGCCATCACGCTGTT belongs to Rhodoferax saidenbachensis and includes:
- a CDS encoding YbfB/YjiJ family MFS transporter, which encodes MHSPKPLAIALAGMLSLAVAMGIGRFAFTPLLPMMLHDGVINLPTASWLATANYLGYWLGAMACALQPWVWSRWPGLRPVVHTSAVRMGLVATVLLTCGMAWHWPVVWPLWRFLAGVISAVVFVYTSGWCLARLAALGAPRLSGIIFVGPGLGITVSGLAATAMVASGVTAATGWLAFGALAVVLTALAWPQLHGKVPATPPPAGPSGAASHGEVAVLALAYGLAGFGYIITATFLPVIARQALPGSVWLDLFWPLLGLGVAAGALLTIRLPVHWDRRHLLMGCYAMQACGVLMGVYLPSLLGFALGSLLIGLPFTAITLFAMQEVRRLRPHGASALIGLLTAVYGVGQIAGPPLVAWLLHHSASPAQGFAVSLQIAAGTLLIGVALYGWLVRRYPLH